The following proteins are encoded in a genomic region of Desulfonatronum thiodismutans:
- the prsK gene encoding XrtA/PEP-CTERM system histidine kinase PrsK, giving the protein MLQTSLSIAAIVTALAVPLFLLSRGRRSVDMFLLLAALGVCAALELFDLLALLNPDALPRWKRLAMHAEGLLPLAWLLFSLTFARKLDSQSFSKVQATCLVLALAFPVTVLVFPFEAFYFSPDFALERILFLGPPAFIFYVCLILFLVLPLVNLESTLASTSHGLRWKVKLTLIGAGIVLAGLLFYFSQGLLYRTLNMQLVPVRSTALFLGSLLIGYSLIRRGSKDVRISLSRQMAFKSLVLLVVGTYLLGLGLLGEGLKHFGPDFPRVLLAIIALLSGTALVVILLSESVKRKIRAFLVKHFYKNKYDYRQEWHKFTEHLSRARSREGLQDAVLKGFCETFGMGCAALFLHDFDNNTFTCRSFMEMDEPRITFPQDDPLFVPMREKGWVLNLGQDHPATINAEQTRFIDEYKIVLMAPLIIGDRLDGFLMLGNPMDKQESYSFEDYDLIKAMARQVALALLNFRLADQLAQAREMEALGKVSTFVAHDLKNLVYTLSLMLGNAQHYMHEPEFQEDMLQSLGNTVDRMKILISRLKSLPGTISLNRQKVDLRDLAEEAARFVDAASVSVVGEAVSVEGDREELFKVLLNLLLNALEATQNKGPVTLSVGGDDHEASIVVMDEGCGMDQEFVRDDLFTAFRTTKPDGLGIGLYQSRQIVVAHGGHIEVQSQKGRGTEFTIRLPLRQT; this is encoded by the coding sequence ATGCTCCAGACCTCCCTCTCCATCGCCGCCATCGTGACGGCCCTGGCCGTACCTCTGTTCCTGCTGTCGCGCGGACGAAGGTCCGTGGACATGTTCCTGCTTCTGGCCGCGCTTGGAGTCTGCGCGGCCCTGGAACTATTCGATCTGTTGGCCCTGCTCAACCCAGACGCCTTGCCCCGCTGGAAGCGCTTGGCCATGCATGCCGAAGGCCTGCTGCCCCTGGCTTGGCTTTTGTTCAGCCTGACCTTCGCCCGGAAGCTGGACAGCCAGAGCTTCTCCAAGGTGCAGGCCACCTGTCTTGTTCTGGCTTTGGCCTTTCCCGTCACCGTACTGGTCTTCCCCTTCGAGGCCTTCTACTTTTCCCCGGACTTTGCCCTTGAGCGTATTCTCTTTCTGGGCCCTCCGGCCTTTATCTTCTATGTCTGCCTGATCCTCTTTCTGGTACTGCCCCTGGTCAACCTGGAAAGCACTCTCGCCTCCACCAGCCACGGTCTTCGCTGGAAGGTCAAGCTGACTCTCATCGGCGCCGGGATCGTCCTGGCCGGCCTGCTTTTCTACTTCAGCCAGGGGCTGCTCTATCGGACCCTGAACATGCAATTGGTGCCCGTGCGTTCCACCGCACTGTTTCTGGGCTCGCTGCTCATCGGATACTCCCTGATCCGCCGCGGCAGCAAGGACGTACGCATCAGCCTGTCCAGGCAGATGGCCTTCAAATCCTTGGTATTGTTGGTTGTGGGGACATATCTCCTCGGCCTGGGCCTCCTTGGTGAAGGCCTGAAGCACTTCGGACCCGACTTTCCCCGTGTACTCCTGGCCATCATCGCCCTGCTTTCCGGCACCGCGCTGGTGGTAATCCTTTTGTCCGAGAGCGTGAAGCGCAAAATCCGGGCTTTTCTGGTCAAACATTTCTACAAGAACAAGTACGACTATCGCCAGGAATGGCATAAGTTCACCGAACACTTGTCACGGGCCAGGTCCAGGGAGGGACTCCAGGACGCCGTGCTCAAGGGTTTCTGTGAAACCTTCGGCATGGGCTGCGCGGCCCTGTTCCTGCATGACTTCGACAACAACACCTTCACCTGCCGCTCCTTCATGGAAATGGACGAACCGCGAATCACCTTCCCCCAGGACGATCCCCTCTTTGTCCCCATGCGCGAAAAGGGCTGGGTCCTGAACCTCGGTCAGGACCATCCGGCAACCATCAACGCTGAACAAACGCGTTTCATCGACGAGTATAAGATCGTACTGATGGCTCCATTGATCATAGGCGACCGCCTGGACGGATTCCTCATGCTGGGCAACCCCATGGACAAGCAGGAGTCTTACAGCTTTGAAGACTACGACCTGATCAAGGCCATGGCCCGACAAGTGGCCCTGGCCCTGCTCAACTTCCGTCTGGCCGACCAACTGGCCCAGGCGCGAGAAATGGAGGCCCTGGGCAAGGTCTCGACCTTCGTGGCCCATGACCTGAAGAATCTCGTGTATACGCTCTCCCTGATGCTGGGCAACGCCCAACACTATATGCACGAACCTGAATTCCAGGAGGACATGCTCCAGTCCCTGGGCAACACCGTGGACCGGATGAAAATCCTCATCTCCCGGCTCAAGTCCCTGCCAGGAACCATCAGTCTGAACAGGCAGAAGGTGGACCTGCGGGATCTAGCCGAGGAAGCCGCGCGCTTCGTGGACGCCGCCTCTGTCTCGGTGGTCGGCGAAGCTGTATCCGTAGAGGGGGACCGGGAGGAACTCTTCAAAGTTCTGCTCAATCTGCTGCTCAATGCCCTGGAAGCCACCCAGAACAAGGGGCCGGTCACCCTGTCCGTGGGTGGCGACGATCACGAAGCCAGCATCGTCGTCATGGACGAGGGTTGCGGCATGGATCAGGAATTTGTGCGGGATGACCTGTTCACGGCGTTTCGGACCACCAAGCCGGACGGTCTGGGTATCGGGCTGTACCAATCCCGACAGATCGTCGTTGCCCACGGCGGTCACATCGAGGTCCAAAGCCAAAAGGGTCGGGGCACGGAATTTACGATTCGCCTGCCTCTGAGACAGACCTGA
- the alr gene encoding alanine racemase: MPQPASCPDLTAIIHLDRLRSNVAMVRARVPAHVQLLGVVKCDAYGHGAIPIARALKQCMVDHLVVGSITEGIALRQAGLTGPILVLSDPLHPDLRDALTHDLTLTVADEEFAARLARLRVRPGQVFTVHLKVDTGLFRFGVDPGRAEPVMADLAKMAHVRVEGLYSHLSSTFHDDDASNAFTRCQINAFGLVCEQLEEQGLLPPMVHLGSSTGLLGFPDELCSGRFNALRVGTLFYGFLERPNTWTDRPRPIAELTTRIMQVRAVRTGDHVGYHRAHRMVHDGRIAVIHGGYTQGLHGDLAWNFQPLVQGRPAMLIGKPALAQSLLDVSHAQRVKPGDEVLLAGEAVNMRTVGQVLGRSTWELLAPMLQAASKIYPRL; this comes from the coding sequence ATGCCCCAGCCTGCTTCCTGCCCGGACCTCACCGCCATCATTCACCTGGACCGCCTTCGGTCCAACGTGGCCATGGTTCGCGCCCGGGTTCCGGCCCATGTCCAGCTCTTGGGCGTAGTCAAATGCGACGCTTATGGCCACGGCGCGATCCCCATCGCCCGGGCGCTCAAGCAGTGCATGGTCGATCATCTGGTGGTCGGCTCAATCACGGAAGGCATTGCCCTGCGCCAGGCCGGCCTGACCGGCCCGATCCTTGTTCTCAGCGACCCCTTGCACCCGGACTTGCGCGACGCATTGACCCATGACCTGACCCTGACCGTGGCGGATGAAGAGTTCGCGGCCCGGCTGGCCCGGTTGCGGGTCCGCCCCGGCCAGGTCTTCACGGTGCATCTCAAGGTGGATACCGGCCTGTTCCGATTCGGGGTGGACCCGGGCCGAGCCGAGCCGGTGATGGCCGACCTCGCCAAAATGGCCCATGTTCGAGTAGAGGGCCTTTACAGCCACCTGTCCTCCACCTTTCACGACGACGACGCGAGCAACGCCTTCACCCGGTGCCAGATCAACGCCTTCGGGTTGGTCTGTGAACAGTTGGAAGAACAGGGCCTGTTGCCGCCGATGGTCCATCTTGGCAGCTCCACCGGCCTGCTGGGCTTTCCCGATGAACTCTGTTCCGGCCGGTTCAACGCCCTGCGGGTGGGCACGCTGTTCTACGGCTTCCTGGAGCGGCCCAACACCTGGACGGACCGCCCCCGGCCCATTGCCGAGCTGACCACGCGGATAATGCAGGTCCGCGCGGTCCGGACCGGCGACCACGTCGGATATCATCGCGCCCACCGGATGGTCCATGACGGACGGATAGCCGTGATCCACGGCGGTTACACCCAGGGACTGCACGGCGATCTGGCCTGGAACTTCCAGCCTTTGGTCCAGGGTCGGCCCGCCATGCTGATCGGCAAACCGGCCCTGGCCCAGTCCCTGCTTGACGTCAGCCATGCACAACGGGTTAAACCCGGTGACGAAGTGCTCCTGGCCGGGGAAGCGGTGAACATGCGCACCGTCGGCCAGGTCCTGGGCCGGTCTACCTGGGAACTGCTCGCCCCGATGCTCCAGGCCGCCAGCAAAATCTATCCGCGGCTCTGA
- the xrtA gene encoding exosortase A, with protein MTFLDALKQYRFHLLASLLMLAGLYYGVVPDMVRQWASDDNYSHGFLVPLISAFFIYQRWDQLKSAPVKPSGIGLIVVIFGLCQLLLGWLATEYFNMRLSLVVLLCGMTLYWFGTRVFTIMALPLLYLALMIPIPYIIYDAAAFPLKLFVTHASVAALKIMGVVVWNEGNIIMFTNTVLEVADACSGLRSIMSLLALAVAFAFLTQKSHIKKAIIIASAVPIAVLTNAMRVIVTGVLAQHWGAQVAEGFFHDFAGFAVFAVAMVLLVVLGGLLSLVGKERSQETDS; from the coding sequence ATGACATTCCTCGATGCACTGAAACAATATCGTTTCCACCTGCTGGCAAGCCTGCTCATGCTTGCCGGTCTCTACTACGGCGTTGTCCCGGACATGGTTCGACAATGGGCCAGCGACGACAACTATTCCCACGGATTTCTGGTGCCTTTGATCTCCGCCTTCTTCATTTACCAGCGCTGGGACCAACTCAAATCCGCGCCGGTCAAACCGTCGGGCATCGGGTTGATCGTGGTCATCTTCGGGCTGTGCCAGTTGCTCCTGGGCTGGCTGGCTACGGAATACTTCAACATGCGCCTGTCCCTGGTCGTGCTGCTATGCGGCATGACACTGTACTGGTTTGGAACCCGGGTATTCACGATCATGGCCCTGCCCCTGCTCTACCTGGCCCTGATGATCCCCATCCCGTACATTATCTACGATGCCGCGGCCTTCCCCCTGAAGCTCTTCGTGACGCACGCTTCCGTGGCCGCCCTGAAAATCATGGGCGTGGTGGTCTGGAACGAGGGCAACATCATCATGTTCACGAACACCGTGCTGGAAGTGGCCGACGCGTGCAGCGGGTTGCGCTCCATCATGTCCCTCCTGGCTTTAGCCGTGGCTTTCGCCTTTCTGACACAGAAGAGCCATATTAAAAAGGCGATCATTATCGCCTCGGCCGTGCCTATTGCCGTGCTGACCAACGCCATGCGGGTCATTGTCACCGGTGTGTTGGCCCAGCATTGGGGTGCCCAGGTGGCCGAAGGTTTTTTCCACGACTTCGCGGGCTTTGCCGTGTTCGCCGTGGCTATGGTTCTCCTCGTGGTCCTGGGAGGGCTGCTGAGCCTTGTTGGAAAGGAGCGCTCTCAGGAGACTGACAGCTGA
- a CDS encoding SpoIIE family protein phosphatase, with product MLHSLKTKIFLLVSVILALVAVFVLYFTDRDVEQAMFEAEQRSARNVLELVELNIQSGYRDLVRSRVDAVNAHRRALRGLTMMARTTLDEIFTMSDLSGEARARAESRALDWLSRPRPAEEGEFLVFDAHGTLLAHQNPDARGGDLNLIRDIKGSSMAEAVHSEARRLGEVSSMFFWTWTEHGQPIKKFGWFVHYPPTDWVIGATVDIDELEQEGERKLEELLNNLRANFGKIRIAQSGSVILFNAQGEVLIGPEENSLAPILDLGTAINALTGKPLLEELKNLAAAKDRESMRFVPQFADAAGKIREQEAFCGYFRALGWYVAALAYVDEVGAPARNLVTRLSGIILAVLLAGLVLGLVLAGRIAKPLNALAVYAKALPETDFTAQEVQDQSAAIRHLPQRHKDEVGRLATALMFMEGALRENIRSLIETTATNERIEGELNVAREIQLGLLPKTFPPFPERREFDLFATLKSAKEVGGDLYDFFFMDEEHFCFAVGDVSGKGVPAALFMAITRTLLRTAGARDRDPGPIMEAMNNDLAPDNPNSMFVTLFVGVLNTRTGRLRFANGGHNKPVIKNQDGVHFLEGRSGPMVGAMEDIPYNAVEIDLAPGEMILLYTDGITEAMDEGLAVYSDERLLATMEAAPIVSAEQIIQIVLEDVARHVGAAQQSDDITALCLRYAGPVGGQG from the coding sequence GTGTTACATTCCTTGAAAACGAAAATTTTCTTGCTGGTCAGCGTCATTCTGGCCCTGGTGGCTGTGTTCGTCCTCTATTTCACCGACCGGGACGTGGAGCAGGCCATGTTCGAGGCGGAGCAGCGCAGCGCCCGCAACGTGCTGGAGTTGGTGGAGCTGAACATCCAAAGCGGATACCGGGACCTAGTGCGTAGCCGGGTGGACGCGGTCAACGCCCACCGCCGCGCTTTGCGCGGCTTGACCATGATGGCACGGACCACGCTGGACGAGATATTTACCATGTCCGACCTGTCGGGGGAAGCCCGCGCCAGGGCCGAATCCCGAGCCCTGGACTGGTTGAGCCGCCCTCGTCCGGCCGAGGAGGGGGAGTTCCTGGTTTTCGATGCCCACGGCACGCTTCTGGCCCACCAGAATCCGGACGCCCGAGGCGGAGACCTGAACCTGATCCGGGACATCAAGGGCAGCTCGATGGCCGAAGCCGTACATTCGGAAGCACGGCGGCTGGGCGAGGTCTCCAGTATGTTTTTTTGGACCTGGACCGAACACGGCCAGCCGATAAAGAAATTCGGGTGGTTTGTCCATTACCCCCCCACGGATTGGGTCATTGGGGCGACCGTGGACATCGACGAGCTGGAGCAGGAAGGCGAGCGTAAGCTGGAGGAACTGCTCAACAATCTGCGGGCCAATTTCGGCAAAATCCGCATTGCCCAGTCCGGGTCCGTGATCCTGTTTAACGCCCAGGGCGAAGTGCTCATCGGGCCGGAGGAAAACAGCCTGGCCCCCATTCTGGACCTGGGCACGGCCATCAACGCCCTGACCGGCAAGCCTCTGCTGGAAGAGTTGAAAAACCTGGCCGCGGCCAAGGATCGCGAATCCATGCGTTTTGTCCCGCAATTCGCGGATGCCGCGGGCAAGATCCGCGAGCAGGAAGCCTTTTGCGGCTATTTCCGTGCCCTGGGCTGGTATGTCGCGGCCCTGGCCTACGTGGACGAGGTGGGAGCGCCAGCCAGGAACCTGGTGACCAGGTTGTCCGGGATCATCCTGGCCGTGCTCTTGGCCGGGCTGGTGTTGGGGTTGGTGCTGGCCGGGCGGATCGCCAAGCCGTTGAACGCCCTGGCGGTTTACGCCAAGGCCCTGCCGGAAACCGATTTCACGGCCCAGGAGGTTCAGGACCAATCCGCGGCCATTCGCCATTTGCCCCAGCGGCACAAGGACGAAGTGGGGCGCCTGGCTACGGCCTTGATGTTCATGGAAGGGGCGCTGCGCGAGAACATTCGGTCGCTCATCGAAACCACGGCGACCAACGAGCGGATCGAGGGCGAGCTGAACGTGGCCCGTGAAATCCAGCTCGGGCTGTTGCCCAAGACCTTTCCTCCCTTTCCCGAGCGCCGGGAGTTCGATCTGTTCGCCACGCTCAAGTCCGCCAAGGAAGTCGGCGGGGATCTCTACGATTTTTTCTTCATGGACGAGGAGCACTTTTGTTTTGCCGTGGGCGACGTCTCGGGCAAGGGCGTTCCCGCGGCCCTGTTCATGGCCATCACCCGGACCCTGCTGCGCACCGCTGGCGCCAGGGATCGTGATCCCGGCCCAATCATGGAAGCCATGAACAACGACCTGGCCCCGGACAATCCCAATTCCATGTTCGTGACCCTGTTCGTCGGCGTCCTGAATACCCGCACCGGCCGGTTGCGTTTCGCCAATGGCGGGCACAACAAGCCGGTGATCAAAAACCAGGACGGGGTGCACTTTCTGGAAGGCCGGAGCGGTCCCATGGTCGGAGCCATGGAGGATATCCCCTACAATGCCGTGGAAATTGACCTGGCCCCGGGTGAGATGATTCTTCTGTACACGGACGGGATTACCGAGGCCATGGACGAGGGGCTGGCCGTGTATTCGGACGAGCGCCTGCTGGCCACGATGGAGGCCGCGCCCATCGTCTCCGCGGAACAGATCATCCAGATCGTCTTGGAGGACGTGGCCCGGCATGTGGGCGCGGCCCAGCAATCCGACGACATCACCGCGCTCTGCCTGCGTTACGCCGGGCCGGTAGGCGGGCAGGGGTAA